From one Geoalkalibacter halelectricus genomic stretch:
- a CDS encoding cold-shock protein — protein MTEGTVKWFNDAKGFGFIQQDNGPDVFVHFSAIQGDGFKSLVEGDRVRFDVTQGQKGPQASNVVKI, from the coding sequence ATGACTGAGGGAACGGTAAAATGGTTTAACGACGCCAAAGGTTTCGGGTTCATCCAGCAGGACAACGGCCCCGATGTGTTCGTCCACTTCTCCGCCATTCAGGGCGACGGCTTCAAGTCCCTCGTCGAGGGTGATCGGGTGCGCTTCGATGTGACCCAGGGCCAGAAAGGGCCCCAGGCCAGCAACGTCGTAAAAATCTGA